A region of the Numenius arquata chromosome 2, bNumArq3.hap1.1, whole genome shotgun sequence genome:
gtaaaaaacAGGACACTAGGATTTGTACAGAGGTACAGGGAACATCGgtcttctgtcacagcagatCATGAAATGTGAAATCAGCAGTGGGCAAATCCTCACATTTCATGGTTTTCATCaagtttatttattaatttcttagCTCTTAGGTGTTTGCATCTgctacacacattttaaaaaaaaaaaaagcctttcagaggTGATCAGTCATAGATTCTACCAGAAATGGCTTTACAGTGCCAACTAAAGGATATTTAGAATATTCAGCAGATTAATTAGTGGCGTTTTGGCTGTTGAAGGCTATGGAAACGTGTTTGTGTAGTGGAGAATAAAACAGTTCTAGGCCTGAATCCACAAAATACTTTAGAGAAACAGGTAACTTTCCAACTTCTGTCTTGAGCTCAGAATAAGAGTAAGTGGTTGAAATATGCGTTGATCGAAcaggatatattttctttttacagcatTTAGAACATAAACTTATTGTTATCAGAATTTAATTCTTCATAGAAAAATGAAGGATTTGAAATCcataaagacagaaaagatgagtttacttttttttctgttctaataAGTTCTGAATTCTCTTCCTGTAAACTCAGGGGAACTTGAGTATGTTTTCTGGCATGccagaaaaatataaattgtcaTGAAATTTCAAGGAACTTCAGAGATTTGCTGGAAAAGCAGGTAAATTGCCATTTGCTGTGATTAGATCTGtgccagaaaagggaaaaagtgtGAGAACTCAGCTAATGTGTCATACTTTAGGATGGgatatttgtttggtttggggtttggttgggtttttttctggtttagtaaCAAGTCGATTCAGGTGACGGTATACGTGCTATTAAAAAATAGTTATTGGTTATCATTATGTTTACAATTTTGTCAATCTTTCTTTAGTTTTCTCATAAAGTACATATTGAAAGACTATGTGAAGTAAAGAAAATACACTTACAGCAAGAATTTATACAACTGCAACGGACTTTGACTTTtcccaaggatgagaaaaatgTAGAACCAGATGAGGGTAGGTACCAGTGCTGATGAGAAATAACGCATTGAAGATAAAGCAATGCTGGAGCTTGTTTGATCTTGTTTGCTGTTTTAGAGCAAatacagatttggaaaaaaatcctttatttctATAAAGTAAATGGAGCTCTAGGAGTTTATAGTAGTTGAGAATTTGATTAATGGTCTACAGTTGAATTGTAAAATGTTATGGGTCAGACCGTTTTCCCACAGTGTCACCTGTATCCTGTGTGCAAAATATTCCCTCCATGTGTCCAATAAAACTATGTATTAATAGTGGAgttaaaagagaagcaaaaaaagaccccaaaaaactATTTAGTGTCAAAACTGATGTAATCCtttgaagaaaatagaagaaaatatcaCTTGTTTCATGAATAATTCTATCTATAAATTCCACTGAatggaaattaatatttaaaatattattttagtagCCAGTTACTTTCAGCATAAGATTCTAGGAAGTCAAATCActgatatttttttgcttttaaggcATTTCCTGTGCATCTGTAAATTTATATGTAAAAGAGTATTTGGCAATGGGTCTGAAGCAGTGGCAGGACACAGTATTTTTCCCTTACAAATGAGGGCTTTGGTTTAGGAAAATTCCAGAGAAAGTTAGTAGTAGGACTTGCTTGGAGCTAAGCTccaaaatctcatttttctaGTCCTGAGTGAAGGTAAGAAATGTTAGAGGTAATCTCtgttttggggagtttttaaatttatttttatttttttccctacctaATCAATTAGATATTTCAAaagatagggttttttttctttttctttttttttttttttttttttttttaaatttcatgtctTGTAAGAAGACATAATTACTAAAATAACTTCCGTTACATTCTCAGGGcaaaattttcccctttttcagtgctttggCCTGTATATGTAGAATTAACGAATGGAAAAATTTATGGATGCGATTTCATTGTCAGTGCAACTGGAGTTGTGCCAAATGTTGAACCATTTATTGATGGCAACAATGTAAGTATACCGATTTCTTTGGAAGTTTAAGCTGTTTTTCTTAAGTGAGGTGAAATAAGCTCTTTCAGCTGGTTTATGCTTCTGACATGAAACATTGATTGATAAAGGGTTTGAATGTTGTACAGCATGTAAGAATTGTTGATACTGGAAATGCCTAACAcgataaaaattaatttcattgatGTTCTTAGCTTATTATATTCCTACTCATAATATGTACTGATACAATATACACTGTTAAGATTAAGCCTatacaaagagagaaaaacatctgTAGAATTGAGTAACGTGGCAAAAATTTAGAATAGCTTTTGTGTTAATTCTGCACCATGTTCTTATCTTACAAATCTTAAAATTTTCTCCTGGGAAGGAAACAGTTATTTCCAATAATTTTCATCTAGGAAAACTGAGTTATAAAGATGCTCATATTCATTGAGGGAAGTCACACTTTGAATCGGCATCCAAAGGTGGATGATGATTAGGGAGTTCATAGCTGCCATGTGAATTTCCAGGCCTTGAGGTCATCCTGTCTCCATGCCAGGTGGTGGGggttaaccccagccggcagcgcagcagcttgctcactcccccagtgggatgggggaagagtCAGAAGggttaaaagtgagaaaactcacgggttgagataaagacggtTTAGTCAAAGCAGAAGCTGCGCGTGCAAGcagagcaaaataaggaattcatccACTATTTCCCACgggcaggaaagcagggcttatCATACGTAATGGTGACTTGGAAAGACGAGCACCAAAATTATGAATGCCCCCACTTCCTCCTCCTATTGCAGAGCACAACATCCTATGGCTGGGGTACCCCTTTGGTCAGCGGGGGTCAGCTGCCCCAGCTgggtcccctcccaacctcttgtgcacccccagccttaCTGCTGGCAGGGCACCGTGGGACACAAAAGGCTGTGAGGCTGTCGAAGCGCTGCTCGGCGACACCTAAAACACCCCTGTGGTTTTTTTAGGAGTCTGCCATTAAAACATAACAAATGAAATGAGTGCTAAACATGGATGAAGTGGAATCACTTAgtttaaatgattatttttcttattgctgATCTCTGCAAACACTTCAGTTTGCTATAGGTGAAGATGGAGGTCTTAAAGTGGATAAACACATGCGCACATCCCTGCCAGCTATCTACGCAGCTGGGGATATCTGCACAGCGTCGTGGGAACCTAGTCCAGTGTGGCATCAGGTAAATCAAGTCATACCATTGTGCGCTCAGCGGTGGTCTGACCTACAAAGCGAATTACACGCCGTTACACTGACGGGAGAAAATAAAGTTCAATTGAAGCGGAAACCACTGACCAAGGAGATAATCCTGGGTGTGTTGATGACATAATTTTATCTCAGTGGCTGAAAGCCAAGCTGTTCAGCCTTTCTGAGTGTAACGAAAGGTGTAGCGTGCATTGATGAGACAGTGAGTGTTGGGCATTGCACAGTGACACGGATCTGTggttttaagtctttttttttttttttttttttccttagatgagACTGTGGACTCAAGCCAGGCAGATGGGATGGTACGCAGCAAAATGCATGGCGGCGGATACTTCAGGGGAACCTGTTGATCTGGATTTCAGCTTTGAACTATTTGCTCATGTTACAAAATTTTTCAATTACAAGGTAaagtaaatacagtttaataGTCTTTAGGCACTGAGTAACACACGTTGCTTGCTTATATTCACTTGCCAACACTGAGCAGATGCTTTGATATTGATGAAACagttttttctataaaataattaatattagtTTAGATTTTCTCCATTCATGCTAACTTTGAATGCTGAAACTGAAGAGGGCAAAGATCTTTACAGATacacagggaagctgtggctgccccatccctggaggggttcaaggccaggctggatggggcttggagcaacctgggctggtgggaggtgtccctgcagggggttggaacttgatgatctttaaggtcacttccaacctaaaccattccatgattctatgattctatattacaAATTTTAATTGGTGATGAATGGCACTCATCTATTTTGCATCTCTATATATTCCATTTCATTAAGGTTCTGTTCATAGTTAAATTCAATACAGTTCAGCACAGTAACTGGTTCATTACTGGTTTTTTGTGTATGATAATTCAAggtgaatatttttaattctgttgtgGGTTTGAAAGCTGATGAAGGGGGGATGTTCCCTAGGgacaaagattttccttttaacGTTCCTAAGCTTCAAACGACTGATGTAATCAGCAGAAATACTAAAAGCCACCGCAGTGACCTTACCAGTGCTTTTTCTTGTTCCTTCTCTTAGGTGGTGGTTCTGGGAAAATATAATGCTCAGGGCTTGGGTTTAGACCATGAACTGCTGCTGAGATGTACCAAGGGACAAGAGTATGTTAAAGTTGTGATGCAGAATGGCCGAATGATGGGAGCTGTGCTGATTGGTGAAACGGCCTTGGAAGAAAcctttgaaaacttaattttaaatcaAATGGATCTTTCAGCCTATGGTGAAGATCTCCTGAATCCGGATATTGATATAGAAGATTATTTTGATTGAACAAAACCCCATTTCCATTCTGTATAAAGTTTTGACACCGAGTAGTATGGCTTACAAAACTGTTTCTTCAGGATTAACAGAAATGAGGGATAAGTGCAATTCCTTACTAAGATCTTGCGTTGATCTTGTCAAAATACTGACTggcaaattaaattaatctgtgtggaaacagcaacaaaaacaagTGGATTAGCATTGACAAAGAATTTTTGTCTAAATTAGATGACTGTATGAGAACAGGGCTCTAACAGTCTTAACAAGCGGGCTTCACTGTGCTATTAAGATAGCCCTGCCTTCGTTTGAACACGAGGTAGCCTTCAGTTTTAAAAGTAAACTTGTTAAAGCAGGTGCCTGCCTCATAACTCCCTTCTTCCCCAGACTATGCATAATTCACCTGCTGTGGTTACCAGAGCCTGGTTTCCCCGTGCCTTACTGTTGTGCATGTTCCTCATCTCAACCAGGAAGCCGCCCTTGATGCGATGGTGCTGCCTTACCTGCCTAAAGCTACCTCTGGGCTTGGGGTGTGTGAGTACTGGCTCGGGCGCGAAAGCCACTGCTTCCtaaggcccatgtgaacctctaCAAGGCAGTCAGGCAACGCATTAACATCCCAGTAGCTCCCCTCTGCTACCTCTGAGTACCTGCCCCAGGTTTCAAGACTTCTGTTCCAGCTACTGGTACCATTTCTGTCGAGCTGGCTCAGATTAACAGGGAACATCTTTAGGGCACAGGGTGCTCAGAGCTCTGCCTGGAATGTGGTCTGCAAATACATGGCAAGACAgatgctttatatttttttattgttttcctaagtttattactgaaataaatgtatttgctaCTCAGCTGAGCACAGAACCTTTGACTGAGGAAAGCCAGGATGAGATGTCAGTTGAGAGCAGCTTTTTTACTGCTTGTCGCTTGAGCTGTGCAGGTGCTGTGGTAGAGCTGCACTGGTGCATCCTGTCTCATTGCCCCCAGGATCAGTGTGCAGCACGCGCCAAGGAAAGGCTGACACACCAGCACTGCTGGATGGCGCCTGCAGCGGTCTTCCCTGGCAAGAGCCTGTGGAGCAGGCTGCTGGATCCAGATGAAGTGGGAGATGGCACTGCATGCAATTTTGCATGGGAGTCCCACATCCTGATGGGATTCTTAGTAGACAACTATTACAGTCGCTTAATGAAAACCTTCATGGATAGTATGTGTCTTGGCCACTTTCTGCCCTCTCCTCATCTCCACTGTCACGTGTACCGGTTCCGGGAAGGAATTTTTGCAGGTACGAAACTCCAGTTTGACTTGTGGTAACTAGTGACAAAATACCTACTATTAAGTTGCCACTGGGGGTTTAAGCTGTTTGTTTCCAGTTGTAACTAGCTCTCTGCCTGTATGTTTAGTTCCACAAGATGCACTTTAATAATAGTGCTATGTACAGACAGGCTCGCTTCAATCGAGTTCCTTCTTTTTTAGTTCTTAGGCGTAATTTAGTATCTAGGTGATAAAGCCCAAGATTTTAAGCTATTCCATAATGTCCTCTCTGTATTCCATAGTGCCATCCATGGACATCGGGTTGTTTCACACTGGCTTTTGGGCTAGTTCTACAATTGCTATTTGGGAGTTGCTGTTTGTTTAGGGTCAAACTGGGAACAGTCTGTTGTACTCCACTAAATGCAAAGTTGGCAGCGCATACTGGGAATTCTCTTGGaaaatcactatttttttaagagaatgacTGTTCAGTTAAATAAATCTGTTCCACTTTTGGCAAAGTTTTCAGTTAAATGATGGGTGAAATACTGACCTTTAGTCACTGACAAGATTCtaccagaaaaataaagatgaagagCGTGTTCTTAATCACGTTTGGTTTATATTTAAGTTGGTATACATCTGAATGTGTGTGTGGGAAACCAAAATGAAATGTACCAGAACTGAAGTTCATAATGAGCTTGAACTTGCCTTACTGATCATTGGCTGCtatgatcttaaaaaaataaaccaattaAAAATCTACTCTGGCATTCAGCCTCATGTGTACCTCAGCAAATGCTTGATGGCGGCA
Encoded here:
- the PYROXD1 gene encoding pyridine nucleotide-disulfide oxidoreductase domain-containing protein 1 codes for the protein MAVAPGLARSRFVVVGGGIAGVTCAEKLAMEFPSEDIFLMTASPVIKAVTNFKQVSKTLEEFDVEEQPSSVLEKRYRNIKVIQSGVKQLKSDEHKIFTEDGKEYMYEKLCLCAGAKPKLIFEGNPYVLGIRDTDSAQAFQKKLAQAERIVVVGNGGIALELVYVIQGCEVIWAIKDKAIGNTFFDAGAAEFLIPKLTAEKRETPIACKRTKYTMEGSEEMERPAAASDKLGSALGPDWHEGLHLKGTKEFSHKVHIERLCEVKKIHLQQEFIQLQRTLTFPKDEKNVEPDEVLWPVYVELTNGKIYGCDFIVSATGVVPNVEPFIDGNNFAIGEDGGLKVDKHMRTSLPAIYAAGDICTASWEPSPVWHQMRLWTQARQMGWYAAKCMAADTSGEPVDLDFSFELFAHVTKFFNYKVVVLGKYNAQGLGLDHELLLRCTKGQEYVKVVMQNGRMMGAVLIGETALEETFENLILNQMDLSAYGEDLLNPDIDIEDYFD